A single window of Synechococcus sp. CBW1004 DNA harbors:
- a CDS encoding sodium:solute symporter family protein: MAPIDWMILIAYLVASLLVGLWLARRNSDQADYFVAGRQLKGWLAGASMAATTFSVDTPLYVAGLVGVRGLAGNWEWWSFGVAHVAMAVVFAPLWRRSGVLTDAAFTELRYGGTTAAWLRGIKAFLFALPINCIGIGYAFLAMAKVSEALGLAPTPQARLTLLAIVGALVLVYTAAGGLWAVVVTDMLQLVMALAGALAVAAFAVQAAGGMDAMLASLRELNRPELLSLVPWQLEGGQLRWIDGAGISVATFSAYIALQWWSFRRSDGGGEFIQRLLATRDERQARIASWVFLAVNYLLRSWPWILVALAAVVLLPETTDWEQSYPLLAVKLLPPVALGLVVVSLVAAFMSTVSTAVNWGASYLTHDLYQRFMRPAAGQRELLLVGQLASVLLVALGVLTALLSNNIGTVFRLVIAIGTGPGVVLVLRWFWWRINAAAELTAMLGGFLVGFSTSVLPLLRIDDYGLRLLVTTALTAVLWILVMLATPPESPEVLEHFVRQVKPSGPGWTLWRQRTGVEPEESLLDLISQLVFSCAVLFGALLGIGGFLLKLPVWGWGGLVVAVVGVTALQRRQQLQSWLRGLAA; this comes from the coding sequence ATGGCCCCGATCGACTGGATGATCCTGATCGCGTATCTGGTGGCCAGCCTGCTCGTCGGCCTCTGGCTGGCGCGTCGCAACAGCGATCAGGCCGACTACTTCGTGGCGGGCCGGCAGCTGAAGGGCTGGCTGGCTGGCGCCTCCATGGCGGCCACCACCTTCTCGGTCGACACGCCCCTCTATGTGGCGGGGCTGGTGGGTGTACGGGGCCTGGCCGGCAACTGGGAATGGTGGAGTTTCGGCGTGGCCCATGTGGCCATGGCGGTGGTGTTCGCTCCCCTGTGGCGCCGCAGCGGCGTGCTCACCGATGCCGCCTTCACCGAGCTGCGCTACGGCGGCACAACCGCCGCCTGGCTGCGGGGGATCAAGGCGTTTCTGTTCGCCCTGCCGATCAACTGCATCGGCATCGGCTACGCCTTCCTGGCGATGGCCAAGGTGAGCGAGGCCCTGGGCCTGGCTCCCACCCCCCAGGCACGCCTCACGTTGCTGGCGATCGTGGGTGCGCTGGTGCTGGTGTACACAGCTGCCGGAGGGCTCTGGGCGGTGGTCGTCACCGACATGCTGCAGCTGGTGATGGCTCTGGCCGGTGCTCTCGCGGTGGCCGCGTTTGCTGTTCAGGCTGCTGGTGGCATGGACGCGATGCTCGCCAGCCTGCGGGAACTCAACCGTCCCGAGCTGCTCTCGCTGGTGCCCTGGCAGCTCGAGGGGGGCCAGCTGCGCTGGATCGATGGCGCGGGGATTTCAGTGGCCACCTTCAGCGCCTACATCGCCCTGCAGTGGTGGAGCTTCCGGCGCAGCGACGGCGGTGGCGAGTTCATCCAGCGGCTGCTGGCCACTCGCGATGAGCGTCAGGCACGCATCGCCAGCTGGGTGTTCCTGGCGGTGAACTATCTGCTGCGCAGCTGGCCCTGGATTCTGGTGGCCCTCGCCGCGGTGGTGCTTCTGCCCGAGACCACCGACTGGGAGCAGAGCTATCCGCTGCTGGCGGTGAAGCTGCTGCCGCCGGTGGCCCTGGGGCTGGTGGTGGTGTCGCTGGTGGCGGCCTTCATGAGCACCGTGAGCACGGCGGTGAACTGGGGTGCCAGCTACCTCACCCACGATCTCTACCAACGCTTCATGCGCCCCGCCGCCGGCCAGCGGGAGCTTCTCCTGGTGGGCCAGCTGGCCTCGGTGCTGCTGGTGGCTCTCGGCGTGCTCACCGCCCTGCTCAGCAACAACATCGGCACGGTGTTCCGGCTGGTGATCGCCATCGGCACCGGCCCCGGGGTGGTGCTGGTGCTGCGCTGGTTCTGGTGGCGCATCAACGCCGCCGCCGAACTGACGGCGATGCTGGGCGGCTTCCTGGTGGGCTTCTCCACCTCGGTGCTGCCGCTGCTGCGCATCGACGACTACGGCCTGCGCCTTTTGGTCACCACGGCCCTGACCGCGGTTCTGTGGATCCTGGTGATGCTCGCCACTCCTCCCGAGAGCCCTGAAGTGCTGGAGCATTTCGTGCGGCAGGTGAAACCCTCCGGACCCGGCTGGACGCTCTGGCGTCAACGCACTGGTGTGGAGCCCGAGGAGAGCCTGCTCGACCTGATCAGCCAGCTGGTGTTCAGCTGCGCCGTGCTGTTCGGGGCCCTGCTCGGGATCGGTGGTTTTCTGCTCAAGCTGCCCGTGTGGGGCTGGGGCGGCCTCGTTGTGGCGGTGGTCGGCGTGACGGCGCTGCAACGGCGGCAGCAGCTGCAGAGCTGGTTGCGGGGCCTGGCGGCCTGA
- a CDS encoding HEAT repeat domain-containing protein yields MPAEDLPHPAPFTDSNTDLVLDPEVLAAELAQELLGDPLDEIDTVEEEAIDVAAVCDWGLQQLAGDQDERLQGLRVFCEHRDPRAIPLLLPLLGSSCPIVRMSAVYALGRNPSPLAVEPLLGLLAGDDNGYVRKAVAWSLGNYTDAPILNPLIRSLQMDVAAVRLWAASSLADAGGTGAAKADPAAAQLLLTLRIDSEPAVRSNSAWGLGRLYPDLVEPRQKEVVECLLQTMLHDAESGVREEARLALEQLEQPELLERLQTLIDDGLIG; encoded by the coding sequence ATGCCGGCCGAGGATCTGCCCCACCCCGCTCCCTTCACCGACAGCAACACGGATCTGGTGCTCGATCCGGAGGTGCTGGCGGCGGAACTGGCGCAGGAGCTGCTGGGTGATCCCCTTGATGAGATCGATACCGTCGAGGAGGAGGCCATCGATGTGGCCGCCGTCTGCGACTGGGGTCTGCAGCAGCTGGCCGGCGATCAGGACGAACGTCTCCAGGGCCTGCGGGTGTTCTGTGAGCATCGCGACCCGCGCGCCATCCCCCTGCTCCTGCCCCTGCTCGGCTCCAGCTGTCCGATCGTGCGGATGAGTGCCGTGTATGCCCTGGGACGCAACCCCTCCCCGCTGGCCGTGGAGCCGCTGCTGGGCCTGCTGGCCGGGGACGACAACGGCTACGTGCGCAAGGCGGTGGCCTGGAGCCTCGGCAACTACACCGACGCTCCGATCCTCAACCCGCTGATCCGCTCCCTGCAGATGGATGTGGCGGCGGTGCGTCTCTGGGCCGCCAGCTCCCTGGCCGATGCCGGCGGCACCGGTGCGGCCAAGGCCGATCCCGCCGCCGCCCAGCTGCTGCTGACGCTGCGCATCGACAGTGAACCCGCCGTGCGCAGCAACAGCGCCTGGGGCCTGGGCCGCCTCTATCCCGATCTGGTGGAGCCCCGCCAGAAGGAGGTGGTCGAGTGCCTGCTGCAGACGATGCTCCACGACGCCGAGTCGGGTGTGCGGGAGGAGGCGCGCCTCGCCCTCGAACAGCTGGAGCAGCCGGAACTGCTCGAGCGCCTGCAGACCCTGATCGACGACGGTCTGATCGGCTGA
- a CDS encoding DUF2997 domain-containing protein, protein MAQRTIRFRIRPDGRVEEHVEGVQGLACESLTERIEARLGRVSQRRSTADAFAAQTQALPELQSLQQHPES, encoded by the coding sequence ATGGCCCAGCGCACCATCCGATTCCGGATCCGCCCCGACGGCCGTGTCGAGGAGCACGTCGAGGGAGTGCAGGGCCTGGCCTGTGAGTCGCTCACCGAGCGGATCGAGGCCCGTCTCGGCCGGGTCAGCCAGCGCCGCAGCACCGCGGACGCCTTCGCCGCCCAAACCCAGGCGCTGCCCGAGCTCCAGTCCCTCCAGCAGCACCCCGAGTCCTGA
- a CDS encoding DUF1257 domain-containing protein: MSHFSTIQTELRDRDALLGALGDLGYSASEEAQPVRGYRGQQVTAEVAIRQEQGADIGFRLNPDSGCYELVADLDLWRQPVPVERFLSQLNQRYALRTILAATAEEGFQVSEQSQQLDGSIELVVTRWDA; this comes from the coding sequence ATGTCGCACTTCAGCACCATCCAGACCGAACTGCGTGATCGCGACGCCCTGCTCGGCGCCCTCGGCGATCTGGGTTACAGCGCCAGCGAGGAAGCCCAGCCCGTGCGCGGCTACCGCGGCCAGCAGGTCACCGCTGAGGTGGCGATCCGCCAGGAGCAGGGTGCTGACATCGGCTTCCGCCTCAATCCCGACAGCGGCTGCTACGAGCTGGTGGCGGATCTCGATCTGTGGCGCCAACCGGTGCCGGTGGAGCGCTTCCTCTCCCAGCTCAACCAGCGCTATGCCCTGCGCACCATTCTGGCTGCCACCGCTGAGGAGGGCTTCCAGGTGAGTGAGCAGAGCCAGCAGCTCGACGGCAGCATCGAACTGGTCGTCACCCGCTGGGACGCCTGA
- a CDS encoding ferredoxin, with protein sequence MADPTLAWSAPAGPAATPPSGLEPVLGGELRQKAVWVDEAVCIGCRYCAHVATNTFLVEPNWGRSRAIRQDGDSTERIQEAIDTCPVDCIHWVDYEQLPELEQRLNEQEILPLGVPSPARLKRTLPRAPGGVAPAPSDP encoded by the coding sequence TTGGCTGATCCAACCCTCGCCTGGAGCGCTCCGGCCGGTCCGGCCGCCACGCCCCCCTCCGGTCTCGAGCCGGTTCTGGGCGGTGAGCTGCGTCAGAAGGCCGTCTGGGTCGATGAGGCCGTCTGCATCGGCTGTCGTTATTGCGCCCACGTGGCCACCAACACGTTCCTGGTGGAGCCCAACTGGGGTCGTTCGCGCGCCATCCGCCAGGACGGCGACAGCACCGAGCGGATCCAGGAGGCGATCGACACCTGCCCGGTGGACTGCATCCACTGGGTGGACTACGAACAGCTGCCGGAGCTGGAGCAGCGCCTCAATGAGCAGGAGATCCTCCCCCTGGGAGTGCCCTCGCCGGCAAGGCTGAAGCGCACCCTGCCGCGCGCGCCCGGTGGTGTGGCTCCCGCCCCTTCCGATCCCTGA
- a CDS encoding aldo/keto reductase, whose translation MSTTEGAIPCRRFGRTELPMPVLSLGGMRFQQSWSDLPPEQIEAASQDNLRRILECSVAVGMHHIETARHYGSSERQLGDLLAQVPDPARILQTKIPPCADPARFEQELLTSVERLRLAERGERIELLSIHGVNNRELLEHTLRPGGCLEVARRWQDEGRVGHIGFSTHAALGEILEAIETDAFSYINLHWYFIRQDNGPAIEAARAHDMGVFLISPTDKGGHLHSPSERLLELCEPLHPIVFNDLFCLSHPGVHTLSLGAARPSDLDRHLEAVALLPRAAELLPPIVERLERARHEALGEAWLHTWRQGLPDWPETPGEINLPVLLWLHTLLEAWDLEAFGRARYGLLGNGGHWFPGRNADALDAAVSEAELRAVLGRSPWSAEIPAILRGLRERLGGQTVKRLQQE comes from the coding sequence ATGTCCACGACCGAGGGAGCGATCCCCTGCCGGCGCTTCGGCCGCACCGAGCTGCCGATGCCCGTGCTGTCGCTGGGGGGGATGCGCTTCCAGCAGAGCTGGAGCGACCTGCCGCCGGAGCAGATCGAGGCCGCCAGCCAGGACAACCTGCGGCGGATCCTGGAGTGCTCCGTGGCGGTGGGGATGCATCACATCGAAACCGCCCGCCACTACGGCAGCTCCGAGCGTCAGCTGGGCGATCTGCTGGCGCAGGTGCCCGATCCGGCCCGCATCCTGCAGACCAAGATCCCGCCCTGTGCGGATCCCGCCCGCTTCGAGCAGGAGCTGCTCACCAGCGTGGAGCGCCTGCGTCTGGCGGAGCGGGGTGAGCGGATCGAGCTGCTCAGCATCCATGGCGTCAACAACCGCGAGCTGCTGGAGCACACCCTGCGCCCGGGTGGCTGCCTGGAGGTGGCCCGGCGCTGGCAGGACGAGGGTCGGGTGGGGCACATCGGCTTCTCCACCCATGCGGCTCTGGGCGAGATCCTCGAGGCGATCGAGACCGACGCCTTCAGCTACATCAACCTGCACTGGTACTTCATCCGCCAGGACAACGGCCCCGCCATCGAGGCCGCGCGGGCCCACGACATGGGCGTGTTCCTGATCAGTCCCACCGACAAGGGCGGCCATCTGCACAGCCCCAGCGAGCGTCTGCTGGAGCTGTGCGAGCCGCTGCATCCGATCGTGTTCAACGATCTGTTCTGCCTGAGCCATCCGGGGGTGCACACCCTGAGCCTCGGGGCGGCGCGGCCTTCCGATCTCGATCGGCACCTCGAGGCGGTGGCCCTGCTGCCGCGGGCGGCCGAGCTGCTGCCGCCGATCGTCGAGCGCCTCGAGAGGGCCCGCCATGAAGCCCTGGGCGAAGCCTGGCTCCACACCTGGAGGCAGGGGCTGCCGGACTGGCCCGAGACGCCCGGCGAGATCAACCTGCCGGTGCTGCTGTGGCTGCACACCCTTCTGGAGGCCTGGGATCTGGAGGCGTTCGGCCGCGCCCGCTACGGCCTGCTCGGCAACGGCGGCCATTGGTTCCCGGGGCGCAATGCCGATGCCCTCGATGCCGCGGTGAGCGAGGCGGAGCTGCGGGCGGTGCTGGGGCGGAGCCCCTGGTCGGCCGAGATCCCGGCGATCCTGCGGGGCCTGCGCGAGCGGCTGGGCGGGCAGACCGTGAAGCGCCTGCAGCAGGAGTGA
- a CDS encoding J domain-containing protein, whose protein sequence is MSSHRASSSAKSGGGEPALRSPAGGLSHYQLLEISPQATAAELRQAFRHLSKRYHPDTTTLPPAEAREAFTRLRQAYAVLADPDSRRAYDAALQRPAPPLVVVPPLPTGPGAAARPIGVRRSLSGGEWFALVLLGLALALSLVLGVGLAWARGAALITRPSWWSEATAVPAAERLAAPPSLPASPEPSVTAPAPASLPHTVLSQPALSQADRSPGVRSQTHETPPEASLAPLSPTAGSAESDGIVQAP, encoded by the coding sequence ATGTCGAGCCATCGGGCCAGCTCCAGTGCCAAGAGCGGGGGCGGCGAGCCGGCCCTGCGCTCCCCGGCGGGCGGCCTGAGCCACTACCAGCTGCTCGAGATCTCCCCGCAGGCGACGGCCGCCGAGCTGCGCCAGGCCTTCCGCCATCTCAGCAAGCGCTACCACCCCGACACCACCACCCTGCCGCCGGCGGAGGCCCGCGAGGCGTTCACCCGCCTGCGCCAGGCCTATGCGGTGCTGGCGGATCCCGACAGCCGCCGCGCCTATGACGCCGCCCTGCAGCGGCCTGCACCGCCGCTGGTGGTGGTGCCGCCTCTCCCCACGGGCCCTGGCGCCGCCGCCAGACCGATCGGGGTGCGGCGCAGCCTCTCCGGGGGCGAATGGTTCGCGTTGGTGCTGCTCGGCCTGGCGCTGGCCCTGAGTCTGGTGCTGGGGGTCGGCCTGGCCTGGGCCCGCGGCGCCGCCCTGATCACGCGCCCCAGCTGGTGGAGCGAGGCCACCGCCGTTCCGGCTGCAGAGCGACTGGCCGCTCCCCCGTCGCTCCCGGCGTCGCCGGAGCCATCCGTCACCGCCCCCGCCCCGGCCTCCCTTCCGCACACCGTCCTCTCTCAGCCAGCTCTCTCGCAGGCCGACCGCTCGCCGGGGGTCCGCTCGCAGACCCATGAGACCCCGCCGGAGGCGTCGCTCGCGCCTCTGTCACCCACCGCCGGCTCTGCGGAATCTGACGGCATCGTGCAAGCTCCCTAG
- a CDS encoding DUF3143 domain-containing protein, whose protein sequence is MATLPPDRTPLYHHPLPALEEWLRGLGARQRGTHAAIWDLHRPQWSATIELAVEDLQVSWYHDGQERLRHFPYGLARADVEAAILAGP, encoded by the coding sequence ATGGCGACCCTGCCGCCCGATCGCACTCCCCTCTATCACCACCCACTGCCGGCTCTGGAGGAGTGGCTGCGCGGTCTCGGCGCGCGCCAGCGCGGGACCCATGCGGCCATCTGGGATCTGCATCGGCCCCAGTGGAGCGCCACGATCGAACTGGCTGTGGAGGATCTGCAGGTGAGCTGGTATCACGACGGCCAGGAGCGCCTGCGCCACTTCCCCTATGGCCTGGCCCGCGCCGATGTGGAGGCGGCGATCCTCGCCGGTCCCTGA
- the bioA gene encoding adenosylmethionine--8-amino-7-oxononanoate transaminase — MATLSGPAHRIVTAACRACALPPCRCRGGTLSLAGPHPRTGLHRCLPLPAIPIDQSTSHPYGTHTPGSDRQDAAPRLWHPHLWHPFIQPASADPPRRAVRGEGALLELDDGRRLIDAISSWWVTLHGHGEPTIAAAIAAQALQLEQVIFADFRHPAAERLAERLSALSGLERLFFSDNGSTAVEVALKIAWQWWHNRCTPRARLIAFDGAYHGDTFGAMAVGERSLFSAPFEPLLFEVARAPWPATWWGDAEVEAREAEALARLEQLLEVPTAAVILEPLVQGAGGMAMVRPAFLQQVERRVRQAGALLIADEVMTGFGRCGELFASRLAGVQPDLIALSKGLTGGFLPMGVTLAAERIYSDFVDRNPARTFYHGHSFTANPLGCAAALASLDLLEADPQRHRGIEDRHRPHLEALSGHPAVRRPRLLGSIAAFNLASGEEGYLNPLGPTLQRLVLEEGVFLRPLGQVVYLLPPLCISDSQLEQCYGAITRALDRL; from the coding sequence ATGGCAACCCTGTCAGGGCCTGCCCACCGCATCGTGACGGCTGCCTGTCGCGCCTGCGCCCTGCCCCCATGCCGGTGCCGTGGCGGCACACTTTCCCTCGCAGGTCCGCACCCACGCACGGGCCTCCACCGCTGCCTCCCTCTGCCAGCCATCCCCATCGACCAGTCCACAAGCCACCCGTATGGCACCCACACGCCGGGATCGGACCGGCAGGACGCCGCGCCCAGGCTCTGGCATCCCCATCTCTGGCACCCCTTCATCCAGCCGGCGAGCGCCGATCCGCCGCGCCGGGCGGTGCGGGGCGAGGGAGCCCTGCTGGAGCTCGACGACGGCCGCCGGCTGATCGACGCCATCAGCAGCTGGTGGGTGACCCTGCACGGCCATGGCGAGCCGACGATCGCGGCGGCGATCGCCGCCCAGGCCCTGCAGCTCGAGCAGGTGATCTTCGCCGATTTCCGCCATCCGGCCGCCGAGCGCCTGGCCGAGCGCCTCAGCGCCCTGAGTGGCCTGGAGCGGCTGTTCTTCTCCGACAACGGCTCCACCGCCGTCGAGGTGGCGCTCAAGATCGCCTGGCAGTGGTGGCACAACCGCTGCACCCCGAGGGCCCGACTGATCGCCTTTGACGGCGCTTACCACGGCGACACCTTCGGGGCGATGGCAGTGGGGGAGCGCTCGCTGTTCAGCGCGCCGTTCGAGCCGCTGCTGTTTGAGGTGGCCCGTGCCCCCTGGCCGGCCACCTGGTGGGGCGACGCCGAGGTGGAGGCCCGCGAGGCTGAGGCCCTGGCCAGGCTGGAGCAGCTGCTGGAGGTGCCGACGGCGGCGGTGATCCTCGAACCCCTGGTGCAGGGAGCCGGCGGCATGGCGATGGTGCGGCCCGCCTTTCTGCAGCAAGTAGAGCGGCGGGTGCGCCAGGCGGGCGCCCTGCTGATCGCCGATGAAGTGATGACGGGCTTCGGCCGCTGCGGCGAGCTGTTCGCCAGCCGGCTCGCCGGCGTCCAGCCCGATCTGATCGCCCTGTCCAAGGGCCTCACCGGCGGCTTCCTGCCGATGGGCGTCACCCTGGCGGCGGAGCGCATCTACAGCGACTTCGTCGACCGCAATCCAGCGCGCACCTTCTATCACGGGCACAGCTTCACGGCGAATCCACTCGGCTGTGCCGCCGCCCTCGCCAGCCTCGATCTGCTGGAGGCCGATCCGCAGCGCCACCGCGGCATCGAAGATCGCCACCGGCCCCACCTCGAGGCCCTCAGCGGCCATCCGGCCGTGCGACGGCCACGTCTGCTCGGCAGCATCGCCGCCTTCAACCTGGCGTCCGGCGAGGAGGGCTACCTCAATCCCCTCGGCCCCACCCTGCAGCGCCTGGTGCTGGAGGAAGGGGTGTTCCTGCGGCCGCTCGGCCAGGTGGTGTATCTGCTGCCCCCCCTGTGCATCAGCGACAGCCAGCTGGAGCAGTGCTACGGAGCGATCACCCGCGCCCTGGATCGCCTCTGA
- the bioD gene encoding dethiobiotin synthase gives MAPGPRLVIVGTDTDVGKTVVSALVVQGLGATYWKPVQSGLEEGGDSGRVQRLLNLPPERLLPEAYRFEAPVSPHWAAEREGVRIDRQKLELPTLEQVPGPLVVETAGGLLVPLRRDWLQIEQIAHWRLPVLLVARSGLGTLNHTLLSLEVLERRSIPVLGLVLNGPLHADNPRTLTELGGVPVLLELPPLERLDAASLAGRWHGSALAHRLQA, from the coding sequence ATGGCCCCCGGTCCGCGACTGGTGATCGTCGGCACGGACACCGACGTCGGCAAGACCGTGGTGAGCGCCCTGGTGGTTCAGGGCCTGGGCGCCACCTATTGGAAGCCGGTGCAGAGCGGCCTTGAGGAGGGGGGCGACAGCGGCCGGGTGCAGCGGCTGCTGAACCTGCCGCCGGAACGGCTGCTGCCGGAGGCCTACCGCTTCGAGGCGCCGGTCTCCCCCCACTGGGCCGCCGAGCGGGAGGGGGTGCGGATCGATCGACAGAAGCTGGAGCTGCCGACCCTCGAGCAGGTCCCGGGCCCGCTGGTGGTGGAGACAGCGGGGGGGCTGCTCGTGCCGCTGCGGCGCGACTGGCTGCAGATTGAGCAGATCGCCCACTGGCGCCTGCCGGTGCTGCTGGTGGCCCGCAGCGGCCTGGGCACGCTCAACCACACGCTGCTGTCGCTGGAGGTCCTGGAGCGACGGAGCATTCCGGTGCTGGGCCTGGTGCTCAACGGCCCCCTCCACGCCGACAATCCCCGCACCCTCACCGAGCTGGGCGGCGTGCCGGTGCTGCTGGAGCTGCCGCCGCTGGAGCGCCTCGACGCCGCCTCACTGGCCGGGCGGTGGCACGGCAGCGCCCTGGCCCATAGGCTGCAGGCATGA
- a CDS encoding SAM-dependent methyltransferase yields the protein MSIPAPPDLHRAIHPDGAPCPARDDPTPHGDSAGSACSAPGGGDSSAELNRLNQSGGDRSGDGGDSAALAFSQRVRQSFGRGAPQYDQEALLQQAMAWRLARHCADLPLPDGPCADLGAGTGLLSRALQRHHRQLNQRPPLQLDLCPELLGRNPLATGPWHHPGPQHQLAPEQLLSPGPLPANGDVLAENDPLGRLWDLNDGLPEDLQNASLLASSFALQWLNEPIRTLGLWCRGLASGGWLVLALPTAGSFPQWHRAAEHADVPCTALPLPDAAGLLQAAEASGLSLRHAQRLRFTRHHQGGLPTLRHLQRLGAGASRRSPLTPIQLRRLLAHWPATSPLTWEVLLLIGQRRP from the coding sequence ATGAGCATCCCGGCCCCCCCCGACCTCCACCGCGCCATCCACCCCGACGGCGCCCCCTGTCCCGCCCGTGACGACCCCACGCCCCACGGCGACTCTGCTGGCAGCGCCTGCAGCGCCCCGGGCGGCGGCGACAGCAGCGCTGAGCTGAACAGGTTGAACCAGAGCGGCGGTGACCGGAGCGGTGATGGCGGGGACAGCGCGGCCCTTGCCTTCAGCCAGCGGGTGCGGCAGAGCTTCGGCCGCGGTGCCCCTCAATACGATCAGGAGGCCTTGCTGCAGCAGGCGATGGCCTGGCGGCTGGCCCGTCACTGCGCCGATCTGCCGCTTCCGGATGGTCCCTGCGCCGATCTGGGGGCGGGCACCGGACTCCTCAGCCGCGCCCTGCAGCGCCACCACCGCCAGCTGAACCAGCGGCCGCCGCTGCAGCTGGATCTCTGCCCGGAGCTGCTGGGGCGCAATCCCCTCGCCACCGGCCCCTGGCACCACCCTGGGCCCCAACACCAGCTGGCACCCGAGCAACTCCTTTCTCCGGGGCCGCTCCCTGCGAACGGGGACGTCCTCGCGGAGAACGACCCCCTGGGCCGGCTCTGGGATCTCAACGACGGCCTGCCCGAAGACCTGCAGAACGCTTCCCTGCTGGCCTCCAGCTTCGCGCTGCAGTGGCTGAACGAGCCGATCCGGACCCTGGGCCTGTGGTGCCGCGGCCTCGCATCCGGAGGCTGGCTGGTGCTGGCGCTGCCCACCGCCGGCAGCTTCCCCCAGTGGCATCGTGCCGCCGAGCACGCCGATGTGCCCTGCACGGCCCTGCCCCTGCCCGACGCTGCAGGCCTTCTGCAGGCCGCGGAGGCCAGTGGTCTGAGCCTGCGACACGCCCAGAGGCTGCGCTTCACGCGCCACCACCAGGGGGGCCTGCCGACACTCCGCCATCTGCAGCGCCTGGGCGCCGGCGCCAGCCGCCGCAGCCCCCTCACACCGATCCAACTGCGCCGCCTCCTGGCCCACTGGCCCGCCACCAGCCCGCTCACCTGGGAGGTGCTGCTGCTGATCGGCCAGCGGCGGCCATAG
- a CDS encoding alpha/beta hydrolase — protein sequence MHPTSSIQALTPQAPLQVIAMHGWNGQAHHWDPWRTAFARSGWSWQSGERGYGEAEPFLPGWQDAGRRVLIGHSMGPHLLNAELLAAADAVVLLASFGRFVPPGAPGRRLRTALEGMAAQLNEPLTARAMLQSFMAQAAAPEDPALLLPGPADGPLGTLQRQRLRQDLELLGRTEGLPAGFPDGIPVLVVEAAQDRIVVPEARALLRRDLETRRHPLQWLTLEKAGHCLLQPGLVAEVMAWLQNLEA from the coding sequence ATGCATCCGACCTCGTCAATTCAGGCCCTCACCCCGCAGGCACCGCTGCAGGTGATCGCGATGCATGGCTGGAATGGCCAGGCGCACCACTGGGATCCCTGGCGGACAGCCTTCGCCCGCTCCGGCTGGAGCTGGCAGAGCGGCGAGCGGGGCTATGGCGAGGCCGAACCGTTCCTGCCCGGCTGGCAGGACGCCGGACGGCGCGTGCTGATCGGCCATTCGATGGGCCCGCACCTGCTGAACGCGGAGCTGCTCGCGGCGGCCGACGCCGTGGTGCTGCTCGCGAGCTTCGGGCGATTCGTGCCTCCCGGAGCGCCGGGACGCCGCCTGCGGACCGCCCTCGAGGGCATGGCCGCCCAGCTGAACGAGCCCCTGACGGCGCGGGCCATGCTGCAAAGCTTCATGGCGCAGGCGGCCGCCCCGGAGGACCCGGCGCTGCTGCTGCCCGGCCCCGCCGACGGCCCCCTGGGCACACTCCAGCGCCAGCGCCTCCGCCAGGACCTGGAGCTGCTGGGCCGCACCGAGGGGCTTCCCGCCGGCTTCCCCGACGGCATCCCGGTGCTGGTGGTGGAGGCCGCCCAGGACCGCATCGTCGTGCCCGAGGCGCGCGCCCTGCTGCGGCGCGATCTGGAGACGCGGCGGCACCCGCTGCAGTGGCTGACCCTGGAGAAGGCGGGGCACTGCCTGCTGCAGCCAGGGCTGGTGGCGGAGGTGATGGCCTGGCTGCAGAACCTGGAGGCGTGA